The Pseudomonadota bacterium genomic sequence AGTGATCGCCCGCAAGCAGAAGCACCTGCCAGCGCGAGACGTCGAGCTGGCGGTAAAGCACCTGCTCGAGTTGATGAGCGACGCGCTGGCGAATGGCGAGCGTATCGAAATCCGCGGGTTCGGCAGCTTCTCGCTGCACTACCGCCCGGCACGCACCGGTCGCAACCCGAAGACTGGCGAGGCCGTGGCCCTGGCCGGCAAGCACGTGCCACACTTCAAGCCAGGTAAAGACCTGCGGGAGCGGGTCAACGACGGGCGCCACAACGAGATTCACTCCTAGCGCGCCTGCCCCGATCGTTCATAGCGCTGCCCTGGGCTGCACCCACCGATGATTCGCACCATCTATCTGACCCTGGTGCTGATTGCTGCCGCTGCCGCGTCGGCGGTGTTCTCCTACCTCAATCAGGGCACCATCGAACTCGATATCGCGTTCGCCAAGGTCACCGTGTCCATCTCCCTGGCCTTCGCCGTGGCCGTCGCCCTCGGGTGGGCCTTGGGCTGGCTCAGTGCGGCGGTGGTCCTGGCACGGGCGAAGGCCGATCAGTTCCTGCTCAAACGTCGCCTGCGCCACGCGCGCACGGAGCTTCAGGAGGCGAAGCGCCTGCCCGGCCTCGACTGAACGCGACCGAACCACGTCGGTGCGCCTTACTGGCATGATCGGCTAGATACTTCACGCCGCCCGCCCCCGGTGGGTCGATAGCATGATCTCGCTCGTTAGGTAACTGGAGTGATCTGATCATGCGAAACCAAGTGAATCGCCATTGGGCCTGGGTACGCGCCGCGCTGCTCACGGGGTGTGCTGGCATCGGCCTGGCCGCAAGCGCCCTGGCCGCAGAGGACGCGGTCGTCAACATCAACGAAGCGTCGGCGCAGATGCTCGCTGAGCATCTGTCTGGTGTCGGTGAGGCTA encodes the following:
- the ihfB gene encoding integration host factor subunit beta, whose protein sequence is MTKSELIEVIARKQKHLPARDVELAVKHLLELMSDALANGERIEIRGFGSFSLHYRPARTGRNPKTGEAVALAGKHVPHFKPGKDLRERVNDGRHNEIHS
- a CDS encoding LapA family protein, translated to MIRTIYLTLVLIAAAAASAVFSYLNQGTIELDIAFAKVTVSISLAFAVAVALGWALGWLSAAVVLARAKADQFLLKRRLRHARTELQEAKRLPGLD
- a CDS encoding helix-hairpin-helix domain-containing protein, with the translated sequence MRNQVNRHWAWVRAALLTGCAGIGLAASALAAEDAVVNINEASAQMLAEHLSGVGEATAARIVAYREANGPFQRIEDLVLVQGIGERLLQRNRPRLVLSEASVAEPAPRGFISN